The genomic window AATCTTGAGAGGTTCAGTGCTAGAGATGATTTGCAAGTGTCTTCCCTGAGCAGCACTGAGCCAATCCCATCAACACCTGGGCCTTCAGGATCTGTTTTACGCCGTGCTATGCCACTGAATATGCTCCTCACTGGTGGATTAGATGTTCAAATGTTCCTAAGAAATATAGGAAGTGGACAACAGGATCATTCTCTCTTCGGCGACTCACATAACTGGGAGGTGCCATTTGTGCAGGGTTTTTTGATGGCCCAAAACCATACAGGTTTGCACCCTGCACTTGTGAACAATAATGTCCTTGTAGACCTATCTATTGCTGGTACTGCAGGGACTAATAACTTGACTAGGGAATCACCACACATGCATAACTTTGGATGTCCAGGTGCTTCATCATCGATTCCCCTTACTTCTGGCAGTTCTAGGGGACCAAATCGACGCTATGCCTCACGCTCTGTACCTGGGGTTGGGAGTTTGCTCCTAGGTCCTCAAATTGACGAAGCTGAAGCTCATGCTGCTTCACTAGGTGCTGGTTCAGAAATCACTGCGTCAATGCTTGCTCCTGGTACTGAATTGCCTTGTACAGTGAAGCTCAGAATATGGCGGCATGATATCAAGGAACCATGTGTTCCTTTAGAACCTGAGGCATGCCGTCTGACGATTTCTCATGCCGTTCTTTGCAGGTGCTTCACTGTGATATCATTTCTTCTTAATTCCATTTTGGTAATATCAAAACTGTTATTGTTATTAGTAATATTAGTTTACTGTTTTGCTAATATTGCAATGTAACCAATCGTAATAAGCACAAGCTCCAGGCCTGTTTACACTGTAAAACAATTGTGAATAAATTGCTCTGTTGCGTTTGCGTATATGTTGTCATATGTGAATTGTACCTGTACATTTGTTGCATCTTGAGCTTCAGCTGGGAATTGTGACTTCATTACTTACTCTGAACTTACCAATTTTACAGTGAAATGGGTGCCCATTTTTCCCCATGTGGACGATTTCTGGTAGCCTGCGTTGCATGTTTGTTGCCTCAAACAGAAGGCGACCATGGTAGCCAATTGCCTGTGCCTTATGAAGGGGCTGGATCATCACCAACTCGTCACCCGCTTCCCTCTCACCGAGTTATTTATGAGCTTCGGGTTTATTCGCTTGAGGAGGAGACGTACTTTTTCTCTTGATtgtctttttactattttttataTACTAGGTTACTGTTTGTGAACGGCCCACATATCTCAAAACTGGTTATACCTTTGCAGATTTGGGGATATTCTTGCTTCCAGAGCAATAAGGGCAGCACATTGCTTAACTTCCATTCAGGTTTGCTTCAGTTATTTGTGTTTCTTTGCATTTTTATATGTTGATAGCAACCTTTTATCATGTTTTATAAGCTGTCACTTGTTTGGGACTCACTCTGTAACAGTTTGTTTTTGTTGCAAAAAGCATTTAGGACCTGAGTCTGATGAAAGATGGATCTTACATTTCTGCAGTTCTCATCATTGAATTGGATCCTGTTTGTCTCTCTTTTGATGCAGTTCTCACCTACATCCGAACACATACTTTTGGCATATGGTCGTCGTCATAGCTCACTCCTTAGGAGCATAGTCGTGGAAGGAGAAAATGGGATTCCTGTATATACTATTTTGGAGGTAGATATGACAATCATATTCCAGTTTCCAAATCATAGTTTGATTGGTAACTGATATCATATTAATTATTGTATGGGGGATGGTGACAGTGCTGGTTCTGCAGTTGCATGATACTTACTCTCTGATACTTGGGATTCAAAATGACTTGCTTATTATCCTCCACAACTACTAATATTGCTCATACTTTGTGTACAATGTAAGCCAAATTATCAatctttcttttttcatttattACTTTAGGTATATAGAGTTTCAGATATGGAGCTTGTGAGAGTGCTTCCTAGCGCTGAAGATGAAGTCAATGTTGGATGCTTTCATCCTTCACCAGGAGGTGGCCTTGTTTATGGGACTAAGGTGGGTAGAAAATTATTCAATAAACAAAAAAGGTATGGCAAATTGCTAATGCTTTCATTGTGGTGAACTATATAGGAAGGGAAGCTCAGGATCCTTCAGCACAATGGCGCAGACATGACAAACATGGGGGTGGGTTGCTTCATTGAGGAAAATATGGTTGAGGTAGCGAGTTTTTTCCTTGTTTATTCATTGCCATTTATTACTCAACCTGCTTTCTTTGCTACGTCAAGACATTTCCATGTTTATTAAGCCGATTTTTGAGACACTTCAGTTGAGTGGGGCCTCAAGCGTATCTTCCATCTACAAACTCTGCGGGCCTGCACCCTCGCCCCCTTTACCTTCGCAGTCCTACCCCCATGCAGTGTTATCAGGTCGTTTGAATTGCAATTAATCGTCCTGGTCGGTA from Miscanthus floridulus cultivar M001 chromosome 11, ASM1932011v1, whole genome shotgun sequence includes these protein-coding regions:
- the LOC136494616 gene encoding uncharacterized protein isoform X6 produces the protein MEPRVPCGDGGPELRAARRHRQEGEQIHVLDPRILEPQRQRSNPFRNIFHLLTQREVSPRTKHHAKRIWNKSPKYDPDLIELRFADADAKLDIFSWAESKSLHRWTAKYCPLLPPPRSTIAAAFSPDGKTLASTHGDHTVKIIDCHTGKCLKVLSGHRRTPWVVRYHPLHSDILASGSLDHEVRLWDANTSDCIGSQDFHRPIASIAFHGRGEILAVASGHKLYIWNYNKRDDASFPAIILKTRRSLRAVHFHPHGAPYLLTAEVNNIESADSPLTLARSSGYSNYPSALLVTNTNSRFCPLPESNVMSPCLLWPAYLRDDGILHVLGNDSSSTIVQQRSSLVQPSTSDTANVQLEQFATPMDVCPGEPTSSNDISDAVTVPTSNGIEMHGACGQSNSRLQGGSSISNLERFSARDDLQVSSLSSTEPIPSTPGPSGSVLRRAMPLNMLLTGGLDVQMFLRNIGSGQQDHSLFGDSHNWEVPFVQGFLMAQNHTGLHPALVNNNVLVDLSIAGTAGTNNLTRESPHMHNFGCPGASSSIPLTSGSSRGPNRRYASRSVPGVGSLLLGPQIDEAEAHAASLGAGSEITASMLAPGTELPCTVKLRIWRHDIKEPCVPLEPEACRLTISHAVLCSEMGAHFSPCGRFLVACVACLLPQTEGDHGSQLPVPYEGAGSSPTRHPLPSHRVIYELRVYSLEEETFGDILASRAIRAAHCLTSIQFSPTSEHILLAYGRRHSSLLRSIVVEGENGIPVYTILEVYRVSDMELVRVLPSAEDEVNVGCFHPSPGGGLVYGTKEGKLRILQHNGADMTNMGVGCFIEENMVEIQRYALEC